TAGGATAGGTGGGAGGCTTTGAAGTGTGGACGCCAGTTCACATGGAGCCATCCTTGAAATACCACCCTGGTGCGTTTGAGGTTCTAACCCAGGTCCCTTATCGGGATCGGGGACAGTGCATGGTGGGCAGTTTGACTGGGGCGGTCTCCTCCTAAAGCGTAACGGAGGAGTTCGAAGGTACGCTAGCTACGGTCGGACATCGTGGCGATAGTGCAATGGCATAAGCGTGCTTAACTGCGAGACTGACAAGTCGAGCAGATGCGAAAGCAGGACATAGTGATCCGGTGGTTCTGTATGGAAGGGCCATCGCTCAACGGATAAAAGGTACTCTGGGGATAACAGGCTGATACCGCCCAAGAGTTCATATCGACGGCGGTGTTTGGCACCTCGATGTCGGCTCATCTCATCCTGGGGCTGTAGTCGGTCCCAAGGGTATGGCTGTTCGCCATTTAAAGAGGTACGTGAGCTGGGTTTAAAACGTCGTGAGACAGTTTGGTCCCTATCTTCCGTGGGCGCTGCAGATTTGAGGAAGCCTGCTCCTAGTACGAGAGGACCGGAGTGGACACACCTCTGGTGTATCGGTTGTCACGCCAGTGGCATCGCCGAGTAGCTAAGTGTGGAAGAGATAACCGCTGAAAGCATCTAAGCGGGAAACTCGTTTCAAGATGAGATCTGCCGGGGCCCCCGAGCCCCCTGAAGGGTCGTTGTAGACCACGACGTTGATAGGCTGGGTGTGCAAGTGCAGCAATGCACGCAGCTAACCAGTACTAATTGCCCGTGCGGCTTGACCCTATAACTTTGATGAGCACAGCACATCAACACAAGCAAAGACCACAACACACACAAGTTGTGCCAACGCAATCAAGCCAGACAAACGCTGACGTCTCCCTCAACAGAGACAAACCGACTTTCTGTGAATCTCGCGTGCCCACTGACCTCCACATCAGCCGCACGCTACCCTTTAAAGCCTGACGACCATAGCAAGTCGGAACCACCCCTTCCCATCCCGAACAGGACCGTGAAACGACTTCGCGCCAATGATAGTGCGGATACCCGTGTGAAAGTAGGTCATCGTCAGGCTAACCCACAACTCACCAACACAACACGCCCTTCAGTCTCGCGATTGAAGGGCGTTGGTGCGTTTGGTGTATGGGTTGGGCAAAGCAGAAACTTCTAAAGCCCAGATGAATCGCAAGATCATGGTATGTTATTGATGTGGACGTCAATGCGAACCAAGAAATTCTGGGTTGATCTGCGCTTGCGCGTCATTTGCCATGGCTACCTACACCATCAGCGACCTTGCCCGTGAGTTCGATCTCACCACACGGGCCATGCGCTTCTATGAAGACATGGGGCTGCTGCAGCCCGAGCGTGCCGGCCCAGGCGGGCGCAATAGAATCTACAGCGGCCGGGATCGGACGCGCCTGCGGCTGACCTTGAGGGCCAAGCGCCTGGGTCTGTCGCTGTCCGAAGCCAAGGAAATCATCGATCTGTACGACAGCCCGCGCGACACGGGCGTGCAGTTGCGCCGTTTTCTTCAGGTGCTGGAGACCCATCGCAAGCAACTCGAAGAGCAGATGGCCGATTTGCGTGCCAACCTTGAAGAAGTCCGCGAGCACGAGCGAGAAGCGCAGGAACTGCTGCGAAAAATCGAACCCACAGCGGGCAAAGTCATGGATAATTGACGTTTACGTAAACGTAAGATACACCGCCCCATCACTCCATAGGAGACGCTTCATGAGCGCCAGTCAGTTGCCAGGCCTGAACTTCCAACTCGGTGAAGACATCGATGCGCTGCGCGATGCAGTGCGTGAGTTTGCGCAGTCCGAGATCGCCCCGCGCGCTGGCGAGATCGACCGCAGCGATCAGTTCCCCATGGATTTGTGGAAGAAATTCGGCGATCTGGGCGTGCTGGGCATCACCGTGCCCGAGCAATATGGCGGTGCCGACATGGGCTACCTCGCCCACATGGTGGCGATGGAGGAGATCTCCCGTGCCAGCGCTTCCGTGGGCCTGTCCTATGGGGCGCATAGCAATCTGTGCGTCAATCAGATCAACCGCAACGGCAGCGAGGCTCAAAAGGCTAAATATCTACCCAAGCTGATCAGCGGCGAGCACGTGGGCGCCTTGGCCATGAGCGAACCCGGTGCCGGCTCCGACGTCATCAGCATGAAGCTCAAGGCCGAGGACAAGGACGGCTACTACCTGCTCAACGGCAACAAAATGTGGATCACCAACGGCCCAGATGCCGATACCCTGGTGGTCTATGCCAAGACCGAGCCTGAGCTAGGTGCGCGTGGTGTCACGGCTTTTTTGATCGAAAAAGGCATGAAGGGCTTTTCCATCGCCCAGAAGCTCGACAAGCTGGGTATGCGCGGCAGCCATACAGGCGAGCTGGTGTTCGAGAACGTCGAAGTGCCGGCTGAGAACGTTCTCGGCCAGGTGGGCGGTGGGGCCAAAGTGCTGATGAGCGGCCTGGACTACGAGCGTGCCGTGCTCACTGGCGGCCCCCTGGGCATCATGCAGTCCGTGATGGACAACGTCATTCCCTACATCCACGACCGCAAGCAGTTCGGCCAGAGCATCGGCGAGTTCCAGCTCATCCAGGGTAAGGTGGCGGACATGTATACCGTGCTGCAGGCTGCCCGCTCGTTCGCCTACACCGTGGCCAAGAACCTGGACATGCTGGGCACCGAACACGTGCGCCAGGTGCGCAAGGACTGCGCCAGCGTCATCCTGTGGACAGCCGAGAAAGCCACCTGGATGGCTGGCGAGGGTGTGCAGATCTTCGGCGGCAACGGCTACATCAACGAATATCCGCTGGGCCGTCTGTGGCGCGACGCCAAGCTGTACGAAATCGGCGCTGGCACCAGCGAAATTCGCCGCATGTTGATCGGCCGGGAGCTGTTCGCCGAAACCTGCTGAGTGCCACCAACCCATCTTTCCAATAAATACCATTCCAGCGCCCAAGGAGCACCGATGACCACCGCTACCATCGAAGAGCTGTTCGTACACAACCGGGAGTGGGCGCAGCAGATGGAGCGCGAGCGCCCCGGCTTCTTCACCACCCTGATGGCGCAGCAAAAGCCGCGCTACATGTGGATCGGCTGCTCCGACAGCCGCGTGCCGGCCAACCAGATCACGGGCTTGGAGCCGGGCGAGGTGTTCGTGCATCGCAACGTGGCCAACGTCGTCGTGCCCAGCGACCTGAATGCGCTGTCCACCATCCAGTACGCCGTGGATCAACTCCAGGTGCAGCACCTGATGGTGGTGGGTCACTATGGCTGCGGCGGCGTGCGTGCGGCCATGGAAGACATGCGCGTGGGCTTGGCGGACAACTGGATCCGCCACGTCAAGGATGTGCGCGACAAGTACGCCGACCTGCTCGCCGACCTTTCGCCCCAGTGGCGCCTGGATGCCTTGTGCGAACTCAACGTCATTGAGCAGGTGGCCAACGTGGCGCACAGCACGGTGGTGCAGGACGCCTGGGCGCGTGGACAGCAGCTGACGCTGCATGGTTGGTGCTACAGCCTGCGCAACGGCCTGATTACCAACGTCGAAGTCACGGTGCCCGGCGCTGGCGGCCTGGACGCCGTGCAGCAGCGCGCCGTCGAGCGCGTCGCCCAGCGCGAGCGCCACTGACGCCATCTGCTGCCGTCGCTCTGGCGCGGCGCGCGGCACAGCGCGGCAGGCTCGCTCATCCATGTTTCCCGAACGTCTCGACGCTCCCCAGGCCTGGGCCATCGCCCGGGCCATGATGGATGGCTTCAACCGCCACTATCGCCTGTTCCAGGCGGAATCTGCCCGGGCCAAGCACCGCTTCGAGACGGCAGACTGGCATGGGCAGCAGCGCGCCCAGCGCGAGCGCATCGAGTTCTACGACCTGCGCGTCAAGGAGTGCGTGCGCCGGCTGGACAAGGAGTTCGGCGCCGGCGCCCTGCCCATGGCCGTGTGGCACGAGGTCAAGCTGCACTACATCGGCCTGATGGTCAACCACCTGCAGCCCGAGCTGGCCGAGACCTTCTTCAACTCGGTCACAACCAAGATCCTGCACCGCACGCACTTCCAGAACGACTTCATCTTCGTGCGCCCGGCCGTCAGCACCGAGTACATCGAAAGCGACGACCCCGCTGCCCGGCCCATCTACCGCGCCTACTACCCCCGCGCCAGCCAGCTGCAGGAGGCGGTGCAGACCATCGTCGAGGAGTGTGGCCTGCAGCGCCCCTTCGAGGATCTGGCGCGCGATGTGCAGCAGGTAGTCCAGGCCGTGCATCAGCGCCTGGGCGATATCAGACTGCACACCAACTTCCAGATCCAGGTGCTCAGCAGCCTGTTCTACCGCAACAAGGGCGCCTATCTGGTCGGCAAGATCGTCAACGGCTACCACGAGCTGCCGCTGGCGCTGCCCATCCTGCATGGTGAGCATGGTGGCCTGATCATCGATGCCGTGCTGTTCGGCGAAAACGATCTGTACATGCTGTTCTCGTTTGCGCGGGCCTACTTCATGGTTGACATGGACGTGCCCAGCGCCTATGTGCAGTTCCTGCGCAGCCTGATGCCGAGAAAGCCGCGCGGCGAGCTGTACACCGCGCTGGGCCTGGCCAAGCAGGGTAAGACGCTGTTCTACCGGGACTTCCTGCACCACCTGAAATACTCCAGCGACAGCTTTCGCATCGCGCCGGGCATTCGCGGCATGGTCATGCTGGTGTTCGACCTGCCGAGCTTTCCCTATGTCTTCAAGCTGATCAAGGATCGCTTCCCGGCGCCCAAGGACACCACGCGCGAGCAGGTCAAGGCCAAATACCTGCTGGTCAAGCAGCACGACCGTGTGGGCCGCATGGCCGATACCCTGGAGTACAGCCTGGTGGCCTTTCCGCGCGAGCGCTTTTCCGACGAGCTGATCGAGGAAATCCAGCGCCACGCCCCCAGCCAGATCGAGATCAGCGACCGCGACGGCGATGGCCGCCAGGAGGTCATCATCCGCCACCTGTACATCGAGCGGCGCATGATTCCGCTCAACATCCACCTGCAGGAGTGCTTCGAGGCTGGCCTGGACAGGCCGCAGGTGCGCCAGGCGCTGGAATATGCCGTGATCGAGTACGGCAACGCCATCAAGGATCTGGTGGCGGCCAACATTTTTCCTGGCGACATGCTGTGGAAGAATTTCGGCATCACGAGGAACGGCAAGGTGGTGTTCTACGACTACGACGAGATCGAATACCTGACGGACTGCCATTTCCGCCGCGTGCCACCCCCGCGCAACGAGGACGACGAGCTGTCGGGCGAAGTCTGGTGGCCGGTTGGCCCGCGTGATGTGTTCCCCGAAACCTTCG
This portion of the Melaminivora jejuensis genome encodes:
- a CDS encoding MerR family transcriptional regulator — translated: MATYTISDLAREFDLTTRAMRFYEDMGLLQPERAGPGGRNRIYSGRDRTRLRLTLRAKRLGLSLSEAKEIIDLYDSPRDTGVQLRRFLQVLETHRKQLEEQMADLRANLEEVREHEREAQELLRKIEPTAGKVMDN
- the can gene encoding carbonate dehydratase, with the translated sequence MTTATIEELFVHNREWAQQMERERPGFFTTLMAQQKPRYMWIGCSDSRVPANQITGLEPGEVFVHRNVANVVVPSDLNALSTIQYAVDQLQVQHLMVVGHYGCGGVRAAMEDMRVGLADNWIRHVKDVRDKYADLLADLSPQWRLDALCELNVIEQVANVAHSTVVQDAWARGQQLTLHGWCYSLRNGLITNVEVTVPGAGGLDAVQQRAVERVAQRERH
- a CDS encoding isovaleryl-CoA dehydrogenase, with amino-acid sequence MSASQLPGLNFQLGEDIDALRDAVREFAQSEIAPRAGEIDRSDQFPMDLWKKFGDLGVLGITVPEQYGGADMGYLAHMVAMEEISRASASVGLSYGAHSNLCVNQINRNGSEAQKAKYLPKLISGEHVGALAMSEPGAGSDVISMKLKAEDKDGYYLLNGNKMWITNGPDADTLVVYAKTEPELGARGVTAFLIEKGMKGFSIAQKLDKLGMRGSHTGELVFENVEVPAENVLGQVGGGAKVLMSGLDYERAVLTGGPLGIMQSVMDNVIPYIHDRKQFGQSIGEFQLIQGKVADMYTVLQAARSFAYTVAKNLDMLGTEHVRQVRKDCASVILWTAEKATWMAGEGVQIFGGNGYINEYPLGRLWRDAKLYEIGAGTSEIRRMLIGRELFAETC
- the aceK gene encoding bifunctional isocitrate dehydrogenase kinase/phosphatase; amino-acid sequence: MFPERLDAPQAWAIARAMMDGFNRHYRLFQAESARAKHRFETADWHGQQRAQRERIEFYDLRVKECVRRLDKEFGAGALPMAVWHEVKLHYIGLMVNHLQPELAETFFNSVTTKILHRTHFQNDFIFVRPAVSTEYIESDDPAARPIYRAYYPRASQLQEAVQTIVEECGLQRPFEDLARDVQQVVQAVHQRLGDIRLHTNFQIQVLSSLFYRNKGAYLVGKIVNGYHELPLALPILHGEHGGLIIDAVLFGENDLYMLFSFARAYFMVDMDVPSAYVQFLRSLMPRKPRGELYTALGLAKQGKTLFYRDFLHHLKYSSDSFRIAPGIRGMVMLVFDLPSFPYVFKLIKDRFPAPKDTTREQVKAKYLLVKQHDRVGRMADTLEYSLVAFPRERFSDELIEEIQRHAPSQIEISDRDGDGRQEVIIRHLYIERRMIPLNIHLQECFEAGLDRPQVRQALEYAVIEYGNAIKDLVAANIFPGDMLWKNFGITRNGKVVFYDYDEIEYLTDCHFRRVPPPRNEDDELSGEVWWPVGPRDVFPETFEPFLLGNPAVREIFLRHHADLLDVTFWQTHKERIQAGHVYDVFPYDVQRRFGTATAAPCASAFPFSVPTLSGAMP